The proteins below come from a single Halomicroarcula saliterrae genomic window:
- a CDS encoding V-type ATP synthase subunit E — translation MSLDTVVEDIRDEARARAEEIRADADERAEEIVSEAEADAESIREEREAEVEREISQEREQRLSSAKLEAKQARLGARRDVLEDVHEDVEGAIAGLEGDRREELTRALLDAAVDEFDDGADLRVHGRSDDESLIEDILTEYDDATFAGTRDCLGGVVVESEASRVRVDNTFDSVLESVWEDNLKAISDRLFEDQ, via the coding sequence ATGAGCCTTGATACAGTCGTAGAGGACATCCGAGACGAGGCCCGCGCGCGTGCAGAGGAGATTCGGGCGGACGCCGACGAGCGCGCCGAGGAGATCGTCTCCGAGGCCGAGGCCGACGCGGAGTCGATCCGAGAGGAGCGCGAGGCCGAGGTCGAACGGGAGATATCCCAGGAGCGCGAACAGCGCCTCTCCTCGGCGAAGCTCGAGGCCAAGCAGGCCCGACTGGGCGCCCGCCGGGACGTGCTCGAAGACGTCCACGAGGACGTCGAGGGGGCCATCGCCGGCCTCGAAGGCGACCGCCGCGAGGAGCTGACCCGCGCGCTGCTCGACGCCGCCGTCGACGAGTTCGACGACGGCGCCGACCTCCGGGTCCACGGGCGAAGCGACGACGAGTCGCTCATCGAGGATATCCTCACAGAGTACGACGACGCAACGTTCGCCGGGACACGGGACTGTCTGGGCGGAGTAGTTGTCGAGAGCGAGGCCTCCCGGGTCCGTGTGGACAACACGTTCGACTCCGTGCTGGAGTCGGTCTGGGAGGACAACCTCAAAGCAATCAGCGACCGACTCTTCGAAGACCAATGA
- a CDS encoding F0F1 ATP synthase subunit C encodes MIETIAPLVTAVLQEGTAAAPAIPNKAAAALAVGLAALGSGYAERGIGAAAVGAVAEDDSMFGRGLILTVLPETLVILALVVVFVVPN; translated from the coding sequence ATGATCGAAACCATCGCACCCCTTGTCACCGCTGTACTGCAGGAAGGTACCGCTGCCGCGCCGGCTATCCCGAACAAGGCTGCCGCCGCCCTCGCCGTCGGGCTGGCCGCGCTCGGATCGGGTTACGCAGAACGAGGTATCGGTGCCGCCGCAGTCGGCGCCGTCGCCGAGGACGACAGCATGTTCGGCCGTGGACTCATCCTGACAGTCCTGCCCGAGACGCTCGTCATTCTCGCGCTGGTCGTCGTCTTCGTCGTTCCTAACTAA
- a CDS encoding V-type ATP synthase subunit I, with product MLRPEKMCRVSVTGSKRVMDSVVEAVHDLDMLHVTEYDGSWDGFEPGDPVEGADEASDQLVTVRALESILDVDAEDAGPTRLVTDEALDEDLEAVRTKVTELDDRRDELRDDLRAVEDQISTMEPFVQLGIDLDLLRGYDTLAVEVGEGDAEEIDGALGDSDIETYELFSEDGVVAVFARADDGDLQDALVGATFSALAVPDGDGDPTEFLEELNHRKQQLESKLDTVENELDELRLDYAGFLLAAEEKLTIEVQKAEAPLTFATTENAFIAEGWIPDDEYELFEQRVGTAVGEAIDIEKLEVAAYDSDGHVHSHEEVEGGEEPTEEDTPLTDEEDAGREAVADGGTKQAGGVVTMGDSSPPVIQDNPGAARPFEALVEVVNRPKYGEFDPTVLFFLTFPAFYGFMIGDLGYGILYFLAGYGLYSKASGDVMKSLGGVAMWAGGFTMLFGVLYGEIFGLHTISNVVWPAFGFEGAPFHKGLQPAYGDYALGWLIISVLAGMAHLAIGWTLGFVKNLQHGLWDAITESGSWLLMLFGFWGWVFSDFPAGSKPYFLIGSEAVFNGNPFHLGFAGFSSTVGIAGLVLFGVGLALIATADFAEFVEAVFLQVFVNGLSYTRLAAVLLAKAGMAFVVNLLFFGVYIVETSSGPEWHFGINHSPAYMLEQGTYHGHEVTSVMFPGLMHSGIAGVVGGLLVLVLGHALVLILGVTSAGLQAVRLEYVEFFGKFFEGGGKKYSPFGYERTYTTDD from the coding sequence ATGCTCAGACCTGAGAAGATGTGCCGCGTCTCCGTGACGGGGTCGAAACGCGTCATGGACTCTGTCGTCGAGGCGGTCCACGACTTGGATATGCTCCACGTCACGGAGTACGACGGCTCGTGGGACGGCTTCGAGCCCGGCGACCCCGTCGAGGGCGCCGACGAGGCGTCGGACCAGCTCGTCACGGTCCGTGCCCTCGAATCCATCCTCGACGTGGACGCCGAGGACGCCGGCCCGACGCGGCTGGTCACCGACGAGGCCCTCGACGAGGACCTCGAAGCGGTCCGCACGAAGGTCACCGAGCTCGACGACCGGCGCGACGAGCTCCGCGACGACCTCCGGGCCGTCGAAGACCAGATATCGACCATGGAGCCGTTCGTCCAGCTCGGTATCGACCTGGACCTGCTCCGGGGCTACGACACCCTCGCCGTAGAGGTCGGCGAGGGCGACGCCGAGGAAATCGACGGCGCGCTCGGTGACAGCGACATCGAGACCTACGAGCTGTTCTCCGAGGACGGCGTCGTCGCCGTCTTCGCGCGTGCCGACGACGGCGACCTGCAGGACGCGCTGGTCGGCGCGACGTTCTCGGCGCTCGCGGTCCCCGACGGTGACGGTGACCCGACCGAGTTTCTCGAAGAGCTGAACCACCGCAAACAGCAGCTCGAATCGAAGCTCGACACGGTCGAGAACGAGCTCGACGAGCTCCGACTGGACTACGCGGGCTTCCTGCTCGCGGCCGAGGAGAAACTCACCATCGAGGTCCAGAAGGCCGAGGCGCCCCTGACCTTCGCGACGACGGAGAACGCCTTCATCGCCGAGGGGTGGATTCCCGACGACGAGTACGAGCTCTTCGAGCAGCGGGTCGGGACGGCCGTCGGCGAGGCGATCGACATCGAGAAGCTCGAGGTCGCCGCCTACGATAGCGACGGACACGTCCACTCCCACGAGGAGGTCGAGGGCGGTGAGGAGCCAACCGAGGAGGACACCCCACTCACCGACGAGGAGGACGCCGGCCGCGAGGCCGTCGCGGACGGCGGGACGAAACAGGCTGGCGGCGTGGTCACGATGGGCGATTCCAGCCCGCCGGTCATTCAGGACAACCCCGGCGCGGCCCGCCCCTTCGAGGCGCTCGTCGAGGTCGTCAACCGCCCGAAATACGGCGAGTTCGACCCGACGGTCCTCTTTTTCCTGACGTTCCCGGCGTTCTACGGGTTCATGATCGGGGACCTGGGGTACGGGATACTGTACTTCCTAGCCGGTTACGGGCTCTACTCGAAAGCGAGCGGTGACGTGATGAAGAGCCTCGGCGGCGTCGCGATGTGGGCCGGTGGGTTCACAATGCTGTTCGGTGTGCTGTACGGCGAGATATTCGGGCTGCACACTATCTCGAACGTCGTCTGGCCCGCGTTCGGCTTCGAGGGCGCGCCGTTCCACAAGGGGCTCCAGCCCGCATACGGTGACTACGCGCTTGGCTGGCTGATAATTAGCGTGCTGGCCGGGATGGCCCACCTCGCTATCGGGTGGACGCTCGGCTTCGTGAAGAACCTCCAGCACGGGCTCTGGGACGCCATCACCGAGAGCGGCTCGTGGCTCCTGATGCTGTTTGGCTTCTGGGGCTGGGTGTTCAGTGACTTCCCCGCCGGCAGCAAGCCGTACTTCCTCATCGGGAGCGAGGCCGTCTTCAACGGGAACCCGTTCCACCTCGGCTTCGCCGGCTTCTCGTCGACCGTCGGCATCGCCGGGCTGGTGCTGTTCGGCGTCGGTCTGGCGCTCATCGCGACGGCGGACTTCGCGGAGTTCGTGGAGGCCGTCTTCCTGCAGGTGTTCGTCAACGGGCTCTCCTACACCCGACTGGCTGCGGTGCTGCTGGCCAAGGCCGGGATGGCGTTCGTCGTCAACCTGCTGTTCTTCGGTGTCTACATCGTCGAGACGAGCAGTGGTCCCGAGTGGCACTTCGGTATCAACCACTCGCCGGCGTACATGCTCGAACAGGGGACCTACCACGGCCACGAGGTCACGAGCGTCATGTTCCCTGGTCTGATGCACTCGGGCATCGCCGGCGTCGTCGGCGGCCTGCTCGTGCTCGTGCTGGGCCACGCGCTGGTGCTCATCCTCGGTGTGACGAGTGCCGGCCTGCAGGCCGTGCGTCTCGAATACGTGGAGTTCTTCGGGAAGTTCTTCGAGGGCGGCGGCAAGAAGTACAGTCCGTTCGGCTACGAGCGGACGTACACGACCGACGACTGA
- the ahaH gene encoding ATP synthase archaeal subunit H, producing the protein MPRPEVLDRIKEAEQEADDIVAEAEEDREERLAAAREEADEIREQAREEADAAAQDRLEDARDDIEAEREELIEQGENAREELEQQAAGREDEVVEYVTDLFEEAVHAQT; encoded by the coding sequence ATGCCACGGCCAGAAGTTCTAGACCGGATAAAGGAGGCCGAGCAGGAGGCCGACGACATCGTCGCCGAGGCCGAGGAAGACCGCGAGGAACGACTCGCGGCGGCCCGCGAGGAGGCCGACGAGATTCGCGAACAGGCACGCGAGGAGGCCGACGCGGCGGCACAGGACCGCCTCGAAGACGCCCGCGACGACATCGAGGCCGAGCGCGAGGAGCTCATCGAACAGGGCGAGAACGCCCGCGAGGAGCTCGAACAGCAGGCCGCCGGCCGCGAGGACGAGGTGGTCGAATACGTCACAGACCTCTTCGAGGAGGCGGTACATGCTCAGACCTGA
- a CDS encoding methyltransferase domain-containing protein — protein MGVLENKARARTFYKYLSKVYDQINPFIWNEQMRDEAIGMLGLESDDRVLDVGCGTGFATEGLLEHVDSIYGLDQSTHQLSKAYQKFGKHGRVRYHLGDAERLPFKDDSFDAVWSSGSIEYWPNPVDALEECRRIAKPGGKVLIVGPDYPNSSVFQKVADAIMLFYDEEEADRMFAEAGFEEFEHHIQQSRPGSPRAITTIAEVPE, from the coding sequence ATGGGAGTCCTCGAGAACAAAGCTCGTGCGCGGACGTTCTACAAGTACCTCTCGAAGGTGTACGACCAGATAAACCCCTTTATCTGGAACGAGCAGATGCGCGACGAGGCCATCGGCATGCTGGGGCTCGAATCCGACGACCGCGTCCTCGACGTGGGGTGTGGCACCGGGTTCGCCACGGAGGGACTGCTGGAACACGTCGACAGTATCTACGGGCTGGACCAGAGCACCCACCAGCTCTCGAAAGCCTACCAGAAGTTCGGCAAGCACGGCCGCGTGCGCTACCATCTCGGCGACGCCGAGCGCCTGCCGTTCAAGGACGACAGCTTCGACGCGGTCTGGTCGTCGGGCTCCATCGAGTACTGGCCCAACCCCGTCGACGCCCTGGAGGAGTGTCGCCGCATCGCGAAACCCGGCGGCAAGGTCCTCATCGTCGGTCCCGACTACCCCAACTCCTCCGTGTTCCAGAAGGTGGCCGACGCCATCATGCTGTTCTACGACGAGGAGGAGGCCGACCGGATGTTCGCCGAAGCCGGCTTCGAGGAGTTCGAACACCACATCCAGCAGTCCCGACCGGGCAGTCCGCGGGCGATTACGACCATCGCCGAAGTGCCCGAGTAG
- a CDS encoding manganese catalase family protein yields MFYHDDELQFEVEVEEPNPQFAKMLQQAIGGVEGEMRVALQYMFQAFAIPAEKAEMRQFLMETATEELGHIEMLATAVSKNLEGASDEAREAAREDAVIDEMLRSGQPRQALSSGLHAMPVDSNGVPFSGNYVVASGNLAADMYANIMAESTGRLLATRLYEFTDDPGMKDMLEYLIARDTMHQNQWHAALEALGEHRPVPNSFDQEKENQEYNYTFMSTAREEREDPDQPWTQGDAPDGKGEFSYTPQQPGGGSPDLDEMIDEMYNEVN; encoded by the coding sequence GTGTTCTACCACGACGACGAACTCCAGTTCGAGGTCGAAGTCGAGGAACCGAACCCCCAGTTCGCGAAGATGCTCCAGCAGGCCATCGGCGGGGTCGAGGGGGAGATGCGCGTCGCCCTGCAGTACATGTTCCAGGCGTTCGCCATCCCCGCGGAGAAAGCGGAGATGCGGCAGTTCCTGATGGAGACGGCGACCGAGGAGCTGGGCCACATCGAGATGCTCGCGACCGCGGTGTCGAAGAACCTCGAAGGCGCCTCCGACGAAGCCCGCGAGGCCGCTCGCGAGGACGCCGTCATCGACGAGATGCTGCGCTCGGGCCAGCCCCGACAGGCCCTCTCGTCCGGGTTACACGCGATGCCGGTCGACAGCAACGGGGTCCCGTTCTCGGGGAACTACGTCGTCGCCTCCGGCAACCTCGCGGCCGACATGTACGCGAACATCATGGCCGAGTCGACCGGGCGACTGCTCGCGACGCGGCTCTACGAGTTCACCGACGACCCCGGGATGAAGGACATGCTGGAGTATCTCATCGCCCGGGACACGATGCACCAGAACCAGTGGCACGCCGCGCTCGAAGCGCTCGGCGAGCACCGGCCCGTCCCGAACAGCTTCGACCAGGAAAAGGAGAATCAGGAGTACAACTACACGTTCATGTCCACCGCCCGCGAGGAGCGCGAGGACCCTGACCAGCCCTGGACGCAGGGCGACGCCCCGGACGGAAAGGGCGAGTTCAGCTACACGCCCCAGCAGCCCGGCGGCGGCAGCCCGGACCTCGACGAGATGATAGACGAGATGTACAACGAGGTCAACTGA
- a CDS encoding signal recognition particle protein Srp54 — protein MVLDNLGSSLRGTLDNLRGKSRISEEDIEDIVKEIQRSLLQADVDVALVQELSNNIKTRALDEEPPAGTTPRDWVLRIVYEELVELVGESTDLPLEEQTIMLAGLYGSGKTTTAAKMAWWFSTKGLRPAIIQTDTDRPGAYDQSKEMAERAEVDFYGDPDEDDPVTIAREGLAATEEADVRIVDTAGRDGLNEELIEQIERIEDEVRPDRNLLVLDAAMGQSAKSQAADFQDAIGIDGVVITKLDGTAKGGGALAAVDETDSTIAFLGSGETVKDIERFEPSGFISRLLGMGDLKQLTERVERAMEATGEDEEDWDPEDMLEGQFTLKDMRKQMETMNNMGPLDQVMDMIPGMGGGLMDQLPDDAMDVTQERMRDFDVIMDSMTEEELENPRVIGQSRTERICHGSGKPEERVRELLEQHKQMSQMLKQFQGMGDGDMERMMKQMQQGEGGGGMGGMGGMGPF, from the coding sequence ATGGTACTCGACAATCTCGGGAGCTCTCTCCGGGGCACGCTGGACAACCTGCGAGGGAAGTCCCGCATCTCCGAGGAGGACATCGAGGACATCGTCAAGGAGATACAGCGGTCGCTGTTGCAGGCCGACGTCGACGTCGCGCTGGTCCAGGAGCTGTCGAACAACATCAAGACGCGCGCGCTGGACGAGGAGCCGCCGGCGGGCACCACGCCGCGGGACTGGGTGCTCCGCATCGTCTACGAGGAGCTGGTCGAACTGGTCGGCGAGTCCACCGACCTCCCGCTCGAAGAGCAGACCATCATGCTCGCCGGCCTCTACGGGTCGGGGAAGACGACGACGGCGGCGAAGATGGCGTGGTGGTTCTCGACCAAAGGCCTGCGCCCGGCCATCATCCAGACAGACACCGACCGGCCCGGCGCCTACGACCAGTCGAAGGAGATGGCCGAGCGCGCGGAGGTCGACTTCTACGGCGACCCCGACGAGGACGACCCCGTCACGATCGCCCGCGAGGGGCTCGCCGCGACCGAGGAGGCCGACGTTCGCATCGTGGACACGGCGGGTCGTGACGGGCTGAACGAGGAGCTCATCGAGCAGATAGAGCGCATCGAGGACGAGGTTCGGCCCGACCGGAACCTGCTGGTGCTCGACGCGGCGATGGGCCAGAGCGCCAAGAGCCAGGCCGCCGACTTCCAGGACGCGATCGGCATCGACGGCGTCGTCATCACCAAACTGGACGGGACGGCGAAAGGTGGGGGCGCGCTGGCCGCCGTCGACGAGACCGACTCCACCATCGCCTTCCTCGGTTCGGGTGAGACGGTCAAGGACATCGAGCGCTTCGAGCCCTCCGGCTTCATCTCGCGGCTGCTCGGGATGGGCGACCTGAAACAGCTCACCGAGCGCGTCGAGCGGGCGATGGAGGCGACCGGCGAGGACGAAGAGGACTGGGACCCGGAGGACATGCTGGAGGGGCAGTTCACGCTGAAGGACATGCGCAAGCAGATGGAGACGATGAACAACATGGGGCCCCTCGACCAGGTGATGGACATGATTCCCGGCATGGGCGGCGGGCTCATGGACCAGCTGCCCGACGACGCCATGGACGTGACCCAGGAGCGGATGCGCGATTTCGACGTCATCATGGACTCGATGACCGAGGAGGAACTGGAGAACCCCCGTGTCATCGGGCAGTCCCGCACCGAGCGCATCTGCCACGGCTCGGGCAAGCCCGAGGAGCGGGTCCGGGAGCTGCTCGAACAGCACAAGCAGATGTCCCAGATGCTAAAGCAGTTCCAGGGGATGGGCGACGGCGACATGGAGCGGATGATGAAGCAGATGCAGCAGGGCGAGGGCGGCGGCGGAATGGGGGGTATGGGCGGTATGGGGCCGTTCTGA